The genome window TTCCTCCCCCGCCGTGCTCAGGAGTCGGGAATGTCGGCCACctagtctcgaccgggtctgactcttgcgaggcgtgaagcacacaaggagagtgttttgagccgggcaccacctcgtaaagattggggtgcggtGCAATCCGCCTTAAAGAAGTCGGATTGGCATACTGTCTTTTTCACAAACAAgtcctgaggttcatgtgcccaggaccaggGGGTGGCCCCCTAATGGGAAGAGGCATGTAGAATTTCTTTTTGAGCATGAAGTGTTCTCTGGCatccccaggaggtcggtgttcatgCTCCACCACCAcgggtgtttcgggcaacaggAGTCTCCAATAAAGCATTAGCTCTTCGGTTTTtccctgccatgtttcaggattcCGAACATCTAACAACCCCctccgtttaaccaagccgccgagaccttttcttctttcagagaaactggcagcatggaagctactgccaagtatatctccttgggtactgaGCACTGTAGAAGGAAGCCACAGGATTCagtctcacatcaccctccgcgtttcaacggcatGGTCTCCACTTTCGTGAAACCGGAAAgagacagaagttgctgggaaagaacatttactgtattaaaTAGAACATTTTACCCTATCAGACAAAGAGtgaggctactacagtcggtatttcttggttctcAAGAGAAAcagggggctgcgtccaatttttagattttcacgggctgaaccgctatctaaaaataaataaatacagcttcaaaatgttgactgtcaaagtgattgttctcaaatcctaccaaacGATTGAGTTGTGACAATGAATGTGAAGGATGCatactttcatatagaaatattgccacaacacaggaggttcctgaggttcgctttcgggggcgaagcttaccagtatcgggtccttccatttggtttAGCTCTCTTACCTGcccgactggctggcccagtctcagtagctagcgcttcgacatcaggatgtcgtcctagcttatctttgtttcttaggattgagacccaacgccacgaaaagcgtgctctttcctgttcagaggacaacttatttgggtgtcacatgggattcgatcgtaaggcgggcacagctgtctcctgcttgtgtggaatccattctcaacacttTCAAGAAAATCAAGCTAGTCCATAGCTAGGAGAGCTTATGCCCTTAAATGGAAGGTATTTGAAAGTttgtgcatgacgaagcaggtagacccagtccactgccgaattgtttcagttctggagtttctgcaagaaaactTGTCcttgggcttgtgccctagtattctcaggacgtacgtagcTGCTATTCCAGCCTGCCACattctgattgatggggttactgtgggaaCACACTTTTTAGTTGCCCGTTCAtttgtggagctaaacggttgaggacacccactagagccacggtCCCTttgtgggatttatctatcgtgctcgaaggtctaattgacacccctttcgaaccactagagtcagcgcctgtaaggtttctgactcttaagatgttttttttgatggccattacctctcatccacacccgaactatcttccgaaagtttcattctcaaccatgcaccctgttgtttttgaagccttctgtcctccgcctgtTACAGCTTCGGAGCTGGAGAAACTTCATGTACTGAACACAGTAAGTGCTCTTCAGATTCACTTCCACCGCACCAGCGAGtagcgtaagtcagagcagctttttatatgctatggggggTGCAACCCAGGGGCGGCCGTCACTACACAGACCTTGTTACAccgggtgagagatgctattgccctctcctatgaggtgcGTGGGCTTACTTTGCCTCTAGaaattagggctcattcaacctgGGGAAtcacctcatctattgcgctggcaaaaGGTATtctcctgcagcaagtgtgtgacgcggcaggttggtcctctctgcacacatttgttagattttatagtctggatgttcatgctactccgggctcacgggtccttcgagtcagcctcccagatacagttctgagacctcctcggccttgtgcgcacacgctacacaaccttggggtccagacacttgcagtgcggcgtgtagcatcgagtgtagcctttgaaagggaacgtctcgggttactttgctgtaatcctgttccctgaaaaggcgggaacgagatgctgcactcCAATGCCGCAGTgcctgcgtgactggacatccttcagacaaaattgatctgaggaatgtttccagttcactcttatttataacctgcaggtgcacttcatcagatgacgtcacctgactgaggttatatatgccaaaatttggcgtgtttgttacacacatgcttcacaaccggcaacacagataGATGtccccatagcattttcacgcagcatctcattcccaccttttcagggaacagggttacagcaaagtaacccgaaacGATTCTTCTCTTTTCACTAGGCAAGGTGGCAAAATACACTTGTCCAGCCTTGTATGTCACTGTTCCAGTTGTTTTAAACTTCTTAATGATTTCTCTGACTGTGGATTTGGGCAAGTTTAGGCAAGTGGCTATTTTCTTGTAGCCATTgcctgacttatgaaggttgaCACACATCTGCCTTACTTGAATTAGGTGTTTTCTTGTTCTTCCCATGTTGAAGAGTGGATAAGAGATATACGCCTCTGAGTCATGTTATATTTATATCACAGGAAAAAAGATGAAGtcatgaattattaataaaatgtttctaaatACCCTGATCAACTTTATAAACTATgatacaaatttttaaaaatgcttaaattacatttattttatcagaattgttaggggtgccaataattgtagAACAGgtgatttttataaaaaaaaccctgtatttttaaattcagtgtGAGATTATGCtcctgcaacaacaacaacaacaacaaaattattAGAAGCCTAAGAGCACAAGGGGTGACAATAATTTTGGAGGGCTCTATATGACTTGAAACATGACTAAAAATGTTACAGGTATTTGTAATCAGAAGCAGATCTGGTTGGAGAGAAAGCTTTTACTATAAAAAAGACTACCGTGGGATAATATACGTTTTTATACTTGAGTAATTTGTAGGTATTTCTGTATTTTCCTTAAgtagacatgtaaatgaaagaCATTTAACAGTAAGAGTAATATATACCCTAGGGAGTCTCTATATTTACTCATGACAACTACACTTCCATTTGGGCCTGCCTAGTGCGTTCACACTAACTCAGTCATCTGAAGTTGGAAACAAAATGGATGTTATATTCACTACAAATAATACTAAAAATAGATTGAACAAGCATTTTGATTATATGAACATTTAACTGGCTAAAGTATTTTAGTATTTAGcaagtaaacagaaaaaaatatataagcaataAATAAAGCCGTTATTTCTTGTTCTTACTTATTATCTTGTGCACCTAATTGGAAGAAGTTTACAAAAGTCTACAAATAATTAGCCTCTgcaagtcataattatgagtcaGAAAGCCAGATGGTTTCTAGTGAGAGATCAGAAATTTGAACACAGTTTAATAACAcacatctcattacacatcgaTTTGGGATCTTGACATCACAGCAAAGTGCATTCTTCGAAATTGCCATGTTGGACACCACCTGCTTTGTTTTGCTCTAGACTGCCCATCCACACTTGCAGTCAGGTGTATGTAGCCTGTTTGCTTAGTCTTCTGAACATTTATCAATTGTGTTTGGCTTTCATTTGTTAGTAATATGGATTCAAATCATTTACAAGTTGCATCTTCTCCAAATACCAGTCCCTGGCATCCTTCGACAACTTGTCATGGTAAATcctattatcttttttttcattttctttccatttaagCATTTGTTTGCATTGGTATCTGTCCACATTTCTCATGactttgtatttattatgtCATTAATGACAGTGACATACTATAGTAGCTAGCAAGATGGTTGACACACCCCACAATGTAAAGCCTTCCCAACACATTCCAAAGCCTTACTGCAAAAGTAGCAAAAAAACACTGATAAGGAAACACCATCTTTATTTGCAGTTTCCTGCAGGAACACAGTAGATTTTGAAGTTTGTTTTGGTCACACGTCAGTACACAAACTTCGAATTCCCCAATAACACACTAGACACAATCCACTGACAGAGGGGGGCACTCTTAACACCAAGGTGTGTGGTTCGAACCCTGTTCGCTATCCAATTAGCCTGCATTTGACTCCACATacacttttatatatacttaaataaataaattaataaatcaattattaatgaaaatttatttacagtaggttGATCGGTGCAGGTGGCTTTGCAAGTGAAGGCGGAAACTGCAATAGAGATGGCAAGCTGGAGCAGAGAGAAAACCAGTAGAACTCCACTGATTCCATTGGTACGGCTCTGAAATAAAGATCcacaatacaaaaatacagCTACAAATACAAAgcctatttaattaaaaaatttagaaaattcTTTAACTCGggttacgagcataattcgttccggaagcgggctcattttccaaaacactcgtaaaccaaatttaattttcctataagaaataattgaaactcaaattattcgttccacagcccaaacaaatacataaaaataattaacacacaatataaagtagaactaaaacaaattaacctgcactttacctttttaaaaaagtaaaaagaaatcccgacagatgagtgtttttgtttaagtgttttacgctgtgtgtgtgtgtgtgtgtgtgtgtgtgtgtgtgtgaagcccctccTGTCccgagaaagagtgtgtgaaccggcaaattgtcaaattacgcgcacgcacacacataagagaggctgagggagaaagttgatttttaaccttctaatgaacctttattacacagtaaacattacttatttgaatttcacataaacacattaatggaaagactgttttgtctggAAAAAtaacaaggaacatcgctaatgacactcatgTGAGCGCTTAAAAAtggaattactgctgtaaagtaaaacatatatgtgtatatgaaGCACctcctctctgtttcacacaaacacacacacacacacactttaccctgcgcgtgagagagagagagagagagagagtgtgtgtggacgcccccccccacacacacactctctctctcctcacagAAACTGACCCCCAGgtacggtgtcaaattacgtgcacgcacacacatagcatATTTGGCGTAGCTGGGGCGGCagctgacgaccatcatgcattgcgggGGGTTTgcaatgtgttcaccctgttggggaagggtgtttgggttagtggcttcggccatgtttgtgtgtgacctgttgaatatGCTCCGGTTTATGCTAAGGCTAAATTGAATGTAAattctcgtgtgaatgtgctgctcatgctatacatgctgtgtgcaaaataaagtactcccagccattgcattgggcagcaattaagctcacttgtctctacaacatcctttccggcggtaaaacgctacaatatgttttacacacacatgtggtcacagtgttatagtaaacagtacatgcatgcatggatgttgattataccagtaaaagatgAGCACTAAGACTCTTACCTAGAATTCCGCAgctcaagagagagaaaacccgctcggcatcaaaacaagaagcgcatgcgtaatacatgatactctgtgctcgtaaaccaagacaatgctccaaatcaaattttattagaaatttttgctcgtcttgcgaaacactcgtaaaccgcgttactcgtaatccaaggttttactgtatttacttaaataatatttcaaatgcttaatatatttttctttaccttTTATTACACggtattgttttgtttgtttatttttttgcctattCTTTCCCTGCCACATTTTACACTAAAATGATAAGGAATTGATAAATCATACCCTTGCGATGTAATCAGCGCAACTATAACTGTAACCATAATAGTAGCAGCCATGAGGTATCACCAAATCTATAGAAAGAATGATGATGGCGATTCCTGCAGCTATCGCGGTAAAGATATTCAGCACCATAGTGGCCCTCACCTGAAaaggcaaacacacaaacagaagaCAAAATCAAGGTAAATCAGTTAAGAAAATGATTCAAAGAAAAAAGACACTGAGGGCGTAAGAAAAAATAccttagcaaataaaaaaaatcaaaatcttacttgaaaagacaaacagaaaagCAATCTATGTGCAGTTTCATTTTGAAAGACGCTGTTGGTGATTACGTACCACACAGGCATTAAGCTTGTTGCTCGCTGAAACAGCCAGAGAACCCGCGCTGATGTGCTGTAAGTGCAGATTTGAAACATTTTAactctatatatacacacagtacatttgaagtttaaaaaaaaaaacagaattaaaaaactTACAATCAGTGAGCCCCAGAACACAACTCCAGAGAACACGCTGATGGTCCAACCAGGGACCGCCATCACGATACCAAACAATATGGTCAACAAACCAATCATTATTTGGACGGCCTgtggttaaacacacacactttttaaaaaaatataataagtactattttgtttatatatttatttttgtcctatactgtatattaagctGTTCATGAAGTCTAATTAGACAGTCAGATGTGTGAGATGTGGGACAGGGTGTTGATTAATGAAATCCATCTTGTCTGCTGAAAATTTGAGGACTGAGGGCTactaataatgttaatgttgtttAGGAGGAATGTGTCACAACATACTGCTTTCTATAGGGCTGTGTATCTTCAGGACCCAGGGCTCGGAATTGCGACCATTTTGGTCGCATATACTCCCGAAATTTCATCTATGCGACCTCAAAATATATTTGGGAGCATTGGTGCGAGTGCATGTAATTGTTGCTGTGCGACCTGTTTTAATTTCtctacaaattaaacagattaatACGTTAACAGTATGTATGTGTTCTGTGCGCTGAATGCTGATACGATGACGTTCTGCCGCTGAGAGCTGTCAATCACTCAGTCAGGTGACGGCGCTAACTACAGCagggaaatttaaatttaaagaagtgaagaagagggaaaatgaaaagaacACTGACTCATTTCTTTTGCAAACCATATAACGTTACAAATAATGCCGCTAGTGATAGTGATCATGTAGTGAATGTTGATTCACCAGCAGAAAAGAAGGCGTACAGTTTTTGGAGGAAATAGCTGAAAGACTTCGAGTGGCTCCGCTATGAAAATGGCTCTATGCACTGCATTCACTGTAAAACCTGTGGGACGCAGTTTGCAGGTAACATAGCGTTTGCCACTGAATCTACGCACTTTAAGCGCGAGAGCTTGGTCAAACACGGTGAGAGTGCCAAACACAAGAAATGTAGGGACAAGTGTGTAGCAAAAAGTTCAGTTTCAACAGGTTCGATCGTTGAGGCTTTTAATCAACTGGATACTGCCAGCCGTTCCGCACAGTTGGCAGAACTGAACGTAAAATTTAACACGGCATACACTATCGCCAAAGAAGAGCTCGCCTTTACTAAATTGAAACCCATGTTGCAGCTAATGAAAAAGAACGGTATTGCAATTAACATGACATATGCAAATGACAAGTCACGTGCCAATATCATCGGCGTAATAGCAGATACCCTCCGTGAGAACACTGCAGTTAAAGTAGCATCAGCCCAGTACAACTCATTCATGATCGATGGAGAAACTGACCTGTCTGTCAAGGAGTGATTGTGTATGTCCGCATCCTGCTTGGCGGACTGCCCACAACCATCCTCGTCGGGCATGTTGAGGTGAAACATGCTAATGCTGATGGTGAGttgtgtcttcttcttctttttttctaattatttaataGCTGATTTGTTATTGCATGTATATTAGTCTACtatattaatttaacttttaaaaattgtattgagTGTCTTACTGAATGTGTTTGTtggtttttatataataaatggaTTTGTTTGTTAAAGTGTTAATGATGTTAGACccatttaaatatgtattaaacTAGTGGGAAATATTTTAGGAATCTATGCAGCCACTAAGTCAGCATTTGCTGGTCTTGGAAAGTCATGCCACAACTGGATGCAGTGGACAGTGGCTATGGGAGCTGATGGAGCAGCTGTAAATCTTGGGAAGAAGGGAGGTGTATCAGTCAAACTCCAAGAAGAGGCAGAAGACCGAATTTCAAATCCTGGTCACAGGATATGTAAGCTTCAGTGATTTGTTGTAGCTGTTTGTTGTTAGTGTTGATTGGTGTTGTTTTCAAATTAAAGAAATCTGTTAATATACAATTTGTAGTTGTGGTGGTCATTAATTTTTGGTGGGTCCTCCTAAATTTTTGCTGGTGCTCCTATTTTTTTGAAGTTGGGAGCACCAGTGctaccaaataaaaaaagtaatttcgAGCCCTGGGACCGGTCAAAGTACACCATAAAAGCTTCTATTGTGCACATGCAAGCATCATAAATGGGCCTTGATACCATGAAAAAAGGTGTCTTGGTCTGTTTTGTCCTGCCTTCTTTAACAACTTATTCATACCTGGCATTGTTTATCTGGGGACGCaattgtgagtgagtgtgatggTCTGCTTAATGTTCTACTGGGAAAATGGATCAATGGTGTTAGCCCATATCAGGCATGatcctaaataaattacagtgGCATGATTGCTTTATCCCTTATATCttccactattttttttttcactaaatgGAAAGTACAGTCCGATAACATGATCTGGGGTGATTCACTTGGTCAGGTATAGGCTCAGCAACataatgtggcaataaaataaagtcagggATGACCTGAATTTACTGAATGACCAAGTTATTACATCTATGCAGTTTTTCTTCCCAGATGGAACAGCCATATCCAAGGACTCAGATTATGAAGGAGTTATTCTGGCtgtatgaggaatcatttttacacatgaattgaCCACTAAAGAGTTCTGATCTTGACCTCTTTATAAGTCTTGAGGGTGTGCTGGAGAAGACCTTACAAAATAGTATGACTCTCCCAATCATCAACACAAGATTTCGCCAAATAACTAATGcaactctggatggaaataagTGATGCGATATTGTGTAAGGGTGTTGAAACAAAGCCAGGGTAAATGCACAAATTGATAATTTCTCTATATGGTCATGCATACTATAGTATATCACTATAATTATGTTAACAAAGTTATCagttatgtttatttctgtattcatttattagattttgtcattatataaaaaataccaaGATTAACACAAGGTAAAAATGTTAAGTTAATGCTTTATGATTGAAGTTACtatttcatatttcatcatTATATACAGAACTTCTTTAAGAACTTCTGTGTTTAATAGACAAATACTTAAGCCACACTTCAAAAATGTATTTCCTTTTGACTGTGATGTAATAGTGAAACTTACACCCAGCACTTTAGGTTCTCCTTTCAGGAATTTCTGCAGAGGGCTTTGAGTCTGAGATGAATTTTGTTCTGCTGCAACTGGAACTGTTGATGAGGGAACAACTTGAGTGACGATTCTGTAGCCACTTCCCACATTATTAAGTGGTATAGGAGCACTggccatctttaaaaaaaaaactctggatttttaatctgtaaataaaataatatcaacATTTGGTATAATGTGAGAAGAAATGGTCGTACAAAATGTGACATCAATAACATGGTTTCTAGGTTTCGAGCAGCTTCCAAAATCTGTTTCAAGATTGCCAACACTATTTTGgccattttaaaaagaaaacggaATTTATACACGTTATCcaccaaacaaagaaaaaaaaaacaaacacccaACAACAGCCCAAATCCAGTCTGGACTCAGACACCCCAAGCTATTCACTTCTATTCAGTGAGTATAATGAAAAACAGGAAGAGAAAAATAACCCTAAATGAACAACCATCTAATAACCCTAGATTCACCACTTGTGCCATCAGTGGAATTATCAGTAGAAAGAACAGATGAAGAAAAGAAACATTATTAACCACTCAATGAAAAATCGCCCTCTGGACAAGTGAATGAAAATAGGTGACAGACCTCACCTATCGTGGGTCAAGCTAAACAAGGATCTCTGGAGGAAGCTTTCAATGGATGATTTAACTGCCAAAATGCCACCCTTTTGTGATAGCAAGAAGCCAAAAAGAATAGGAAGAAGTTGGAAAACCTTAAGCAGCTGATCAAGATACATCATTAAATAACAACCACCAGGATGAGGAACCAATACCCATCTATCACATGAGCTGAAAATcatgttcttaaaaaaacatggataCCACGATTAAGATGAGACACAGTGGAATCTCAAGGTTGTAGCTACCCATATCACATGGTATAAAATGAGGAGTCAACTGCCAAACCACAATCAGAGGttggcacaaaataaaaaatggcttTTACAGAAGATTTTTTAACTGCCTCATAACCATCAAGAAAATGCCAAACAAGCAGAAAATTGAGTGCTTCTAGAGCAGTATATAAACAACTGCTGATGAATATAATGATAC of Clarias gariepinus isolate MV-2021 ecotype Netherlands chromosome 6, CGAR_prim_01v2, whole genome shotgun sequence contains these proteins:
- the LOC128526590 gene encoding membrane-spanning 4-domains subfamily A member 8-like codes for the protein MASAPIPLNNVGSGYRIVTQVVPSSTVPVAAEQNSSQTQSPLQKFLKGEPKVLGAVQIMIGLLTILFGIVMAVPGWTISVFSGVVFWGSLIHISAGSLAVSASNKLNACVVRATMVLNIFTAIAAGIAIIILSIDLVIPHGCYYYGYSYSCADYIARSRTNGISGVLLVFSLLQLAISIAVSAFTCKATCTDQPTLNIINVVQNPDSGVSAVSSIPAYQAQPGVSTVGAGAMSSPPMENPPAYCEKGEAYN